In Paenibacillus segetis, a single genomic region encodes these proteins:
- a CDS encoding DNA-binding protein: MLAFEDWNQKAKKTFNATSNVVVLTVSEAGEALGLTKDQMKVYVDKNKLTKVPIMRNVHRYLLLKSEIDKIVSNM, from the coding sequence ATGCTCGCATTTGAAGATTGGAACCAAAAAGCTAAGAAGACTTTTAATGCAACAAGTAATGTAGTCGTGTTAACTGTCTCTGAAGCAGGGGAAGCGCTTGGTCTGACTAAAGATCAGATGAAGGTTTATGTGGATAAGAATAAATTAACTAAAGTTCCTATTATGCGCAATGTGCATAGGTACTTATTGTTAAAAAGTGAAATAGATAAGATCGTTAGTAATATGTAG